In the Campylobacter concisus genome, one interval contains:
- a CDS encoding ATP-dependent helicase, producing the protein MPLSRLNKEQYTAATAPFGHNLIIASAGTGKTSTIVARIAHLLNLGISPEKILLLTFTNKAASEMIERLNRYFDKSVTSKITAGTFHSVSFSLLKSLDKGVTLKQPSELKTLLKSLVERRKFYHLSDVKPYGGAYLYDLYSLFQNSEQGTTFGKWISDKSEEQGVYAEIYEDVLEEFEAEKAKFAYADFNDLLIKMRDELKKGANLAYDEILIDEYQDTNTLQGSLIDAFATKSLFCVGDFDQSIYAFNGANIEIIGSFKDRFPNANIYALNVNYRSSSSILTLANKVINNNPRLYEKHLTVSREGNFKPPRLLVYNELFDQYQNIADIISLSPFNRENIAIIFRNNSSADGIEVALKERGISSKRKGGVSFFESREIKALIDIMGIYVNPKDIMAFIHICEYAKGVGSAVSKEIFDALLKLGHGNLIKGILEPDESVNISSNKRRNYQLGLFDDLDEFAEISRFSKLGFSDKFLGHPVLKLQKLSESGAQFLYEIYNFLRGMRNISKPATMINEIKTSKIYSLIVENISTKRATLKNGNVDLALKEEVKERIMAKSVVLSELAKKYQDISKFYNFLALGSNEMSEGQGVSLLSVHASKGLEFDQVFIVDLAQNRFPNLKLMSMGGSLEEERRLFYVAVTRAKDELYLSYAKYDKIKKVNYQPSRFLIEAGMAKEEV; encoded by the coding sequence ATGCCCTTATCTAGGTTAAACAAAGAACAATACACCGCCGCAACTGCGCCCTTTGGACACAATCTCATCATCGCTTCAGCTGGCACTGGCAAAACCAGTACCATTGTCGCACGCATAGCTCATCTTTTAAATTTAGGCATCTCGCCAGAGAAAATTTTGCTTCTAACTTTCACCAACAAAGCAGCGAGCGAGATGATAGAGCGTTTAAATAGGTATTTTGACAAATCAGTCACCTCTAAAATCACAGCGGGCACCTTCCACTCGGTCTCATTTTCGCTTTTAAAAAGCCTTGATAAAGGCGTCACGCTAAAGCAGCCAAGCGAGCTAAAGACGCTTTTAAAAAGTCTTGTTGAGAGGCGTAAATTTTACCATTTAAGCGACGTCAAACCTTATGGCGGAGCTTATCTATACGACCTTTACTCGCTCTTTCAAAACAGCGAGCAGGGCACTACTTTTGGCAAATGGATAAGCGATAAGAGCGAAGAGCAGGGCGTTTATGCTGAAATTTATGAAGATGTTTTAGAGGAGTTTGAGGCCGAAAAGGCTAAATTTGCCTACGCTGATTTTAACGATCTTCTTATAAAAATGCGCGACGAGCTAAAAAAGGGAGCAAATTTAGCTTATGATGAAATTTTGATCGACGAGTATCAAGACACAAACACGCTTCAAGGTAGCCTCATAGACGCATTTGCGACGAAGAGCCTATTTTGCGTGGGCGATTTTGACCAGAGTATTTACGCATTTAATGGCGCAAATATCGAGATAATAGGCTCATTTAAAGATCGCTTTCCAAACGCAAATATCTACGCTTTAAATGTAAACTACCGCTCAAGCTCAAGCATACTTACCCTTGCAAATAAGGTGATAAATAACAATCCAAGGCTTTATGAAAAGCACTTAACCGTAAGCCGCGAGGGAAATTTCAAGCCCCCAAGACTGCTTGTTTATAACGAGCTTTTTGATCAGTATCAAAACATCGCTGACATCATCTCGCTTTCGCCATTTAATAGGGAAAATATTGCTATCATCTTTAGAAATAACTCATCAGCTGACGGCATCGAGGTCGCACTAAAAGAGCGAGGTATCAGTTCAAAGCGAAAGGGTGGGGTGAGCTTCTTTGAGAGCCGCGAGATCAAGGCACTCATCGACATCATGGGAATTTATGTCAATCCAAAAGATATAATGGCATTTATCCACATCTGCGAATACGCAAAGGGCGTTGGCAGCGCGGTTAGCAAAGAAATTTTTGACGCGCTGCTTAAGCTCGGACATGGAAATTTGATAAAAGGGATACTTGAGCCAGATGAAAGCGTAAATATCTCATCAAATAAAAGGCGAAACTACCAGCTAGGACTTTTTGACGATCTTGACGAATTTGCCGAAATTTCAAGGTTTTCTAAGCTTGGCTTTAGCGATAAATTTCTAGGTCATCCTGTGCTAAAACTACAAAAGCTAAGCGAGAGCGGGGCGCAGTTTTTATATGAAATTTACAACTTTTTAAGAGGCATGAGAAATATCTCAAAGCCAGCCACGATGATAAATGAGATAAAAACTAGCAAAATTTACTCACTAATCGTCGAAAACATCAGCACAAAAAGGGCAACTCTAAAAAACGGTAACGTCGATCTGGCGCTCAAAGAAGAGGTCAAAGAGCGCATAATGGCAAAGAGTGTGGTGCTAAGCGAGCTAGCTAAAAAATATCAAGATATCAGTAAATTTTATAACTTCTTAGCCCTTGGAAGCAACGAGATGAGCGAAGGGCAGGGCGTTAGCTTGCTTAGCGTGCATGCGAGCAAGGGGCTTGAATTTGACCAAGTTTTCATAGTAGATCTCGCTCAAAACCGCTTTCCAAATTTAAAGCTAATGAGCATGGGTGGCAGCCTAGAAGAAGAAAGACGGCTCTTTTACGTAGCAGTAACAAGGGCTAAAGACGAGCTATATCTTAGTTATGCAAAATACGACAAGATAAAGAAGGTGAATTATCAGCCAAGTAGGTTTTTGATAGAGGCTGGCATGGCAAAAGAGGAAGTTTAA
- a CDS encoding efflux RND transporter periplasmic adaptor subunit, with translation MKKSKILIILLILGVGGYFIYDNFFKIKDEKVEFITKKAKKGSFSKKVDATGEIFATELVDVGAQVSGQIKKLYVKLGDQVKKGDMIASIDSSTQQNSIDNKEAQLAIYKAQLESVKVALNIAKTQFDRENALFAKNATSKQEFESAKNTYSANSAKIKELEAQIKQTNIELSTAKINLGYTKITAPRDGVVVSVQVEEGQTVNANQTTPTIVKIADLSYVKMKMQIAEGDITKIKVGTPVEYSILSEPTKKFQTTVSSIDPGLTTLSDGSYGSSSSSKSTSSSTSSNSAVYYYAQSIVENKDKILRIGMTTQNELLIANVKDAIIVPSIGIKKDENGTFVYVLKDDKAVKTAVKTGIKDNLDTQIISGVNEGDEIITSQGSASEIAKMIEKENKKF, from the coding sequence ATGAAAAAATCTAAAATTTTAATAATCCTGCTTATTTTAGGCGTCGGTGGATATTTTATCTATGATAATTTTTTTAAGATAAAAGATGAAAAGGTGGAATTTATCACCAAAAAGGCGAAGAAAGGTTCATTTAGTAAAAAAGTTGATGCGACTGGAGAAATTTTTGCCACAGAGCTAGTTGATGTGGGTGCTCAGGTGAGTGGCCAGATAAAAAAACTCTATGTTAAGCTTGGAGATCAGGTCAAAAAAGGTGATATGATCGCAAGTATCGATAGCTCGACCCAGCAAAATAGCATAGACAATAAAGAAGCACAGCTAGCCATCTACAAAGCTCAGCTTGAAAGCGTAAAAGTGGCTCTAAATATCGCTAAAACACAGTTTGATAGAGAAAACGCACTTTTTGCCAAAAACGCCACTTCAAAACAAGAATTTGAAAGTGCAAAAAACACATATAGCGCAAATAGCGCCAAGATAAAGGAGCTCGAGGCTCAGATAAAGCAAACAAATATCGAGCTAAGCACAGCTAAGATAAATTTAGGCTACACAAAGATCACCGCTCCAAGAGACGGCGTCGTAGTTAGCGTGCAAGTAGAGGAGGGACAGACCGTAAATGCCAATCAAACTACGCCAACTATCGTAAAGATCGCAGATCTTAGCTATGTCAAGATGAAGATGCAAATAGCTGAGGGCGACATCACAAAGATAAAAGTCGGCACGCCAGTTGAGTACTCGATCCTCTCTGAGCCAACAAAAAAATTTCAAACGACGGTTAGCTCAATCGACCCTGGCTTAACGACATTAAGCGATGGTAGCTACGGCTCTAGTAGTAGTAGCAAATCCACAAGCTCAAGCACTTCAAGCAACTCAGCTGTTTATTATTACGCGCAAAGCATAGTTGAAAATAAAGATAAAATTTTAAGAATAGGCATGACCACGCAAAATGAGCTTTTAATAGCAAACGTAAAGGATGCTATCATAGTACCAAGTATTGGTATTAAAAAAGATGAAAACGGCACTTTTGTCTATGTTCTAAAAGATGACAAAGCGGTAAAAACAGCGGTAAAAACTGGCATAAAAGACAACCTCGATACGCAAATAATTAGTGGCGTAAATGAGGGTGATGAGATCATCACATCACAAGGCTCAGCAAGCGAAATAGCCAAGATGATCGAAAAAGAAAATAAGAAGTTTTAA
- a CDS encoding alpha-2-macroglobulin family protein, producing the protein MWQKVALLALLGMTNLYALSLNGTAQIKSPLSVEFGLEDKVDKNFVGMLSDKKLLLCQPALNGTVRFNSQSLLLFTKDMHAGLDYSCKLENGSTASFATKEFELTKIEKISDSKYILKFNDEVNIEAIKNIAVKDAKFKVIELSNNSFELNLDKNLSNPVFDFGEKFESKFGATLSGETIVNFADEISEESVNINDNAKSLEIPEIYPVSLDNGILGFRIYLKNWLDDDINLKKFINIKGVKNFSISDVKYSDNYEENSELSEYYYYIDITSDDFKPQNSYEITIKPGFGDDRNVVIEESSYEVVAGNFTPFANFINNEPYISSVGEIGIRSANLPELNVSIEKLSDQNFRYFLNFNDNNEELSNFSTKVASKSYKLDGALNEISLNKIKLDFAGAGDGVYKINLNYGKDKSVSKVVYLSDIAVNAKLGKDEIFVFANRLGENTMLPNANVKIYGKKNEEIAVGATNDIGVFKFNKKDIYKDISSVVVSLGKEQNFLILKEDEALNEAKFMSQNASESIDAYVHFASNIIRPNESLKGAIYLRDRDFNPLKNMPIKIKFFDPQGKSSAEISKNTNDVGLVNFEKEILSDLSGRFNMQVIYASKVISNVPFFVESFMPNRIKNEITLERDKFFANELVRANLASNYLFGGAASELDGSMQVSFFDDEYKNSEFKEYKFKNNTLKPSAYPSFENDLTLSKDGKSSQMIDLSFSTKNASSIITGVINFNVNDDGKNVSDTKSFTLYPYKDMVGIAASTTFAEPNEDVKIRTVVVDMSSQKAVKSNLKFDIKRVTWQYQRDANGYIKWFQTLEDVDNFYKDNGEFSYKFTQSGSYMIIATNLVSGASTSLDMDVSGYNYSTLAPTKELSKSQIKLNKNIYKKGDELSADISSAIKEGIALVTLEDGGVKAYKVVKIKNNSANVKFKLDFDFSGLYVSANIYRMTDGGLTPFRTYGKVYAKADKSSRILDLSLDAPNTAKSDENIKISLKTKPKAYVNLFITDVGVLDITSQKPADPLKFFDKILPDGVFDYDIYNMLTNYKVEGKTLSFGGDMAALAMEAKMAKHASPVDSKKIKTYANLVSLQADDNGEISYEFKTPNGFNSAIRVDVVANNETGMNAVNKEILVKDDVIIKPSALVYLLKGDELNANLRLINTTNEDKNLTIKVASSKNLNIKTKENVNLKPLENKAFTFKISALEAGAAEYNVTISDKNSSKTVQSLLDVVSPYTISTYAKSSVFDKESVISLPKGFHNVSIDASSSVSSVLLAASKNLVEYPYGCAEQRSSRLLALLNLRPKDELEKNDQKRFIASGMSELIKMQKPDGSFGYWSDLGSTNAFASIYATDVLLDLEEAGYELNKNVKQRALNSLLKYTNTDIEALYAIYVSSRANVADKSVLNKIYDHKAYNTTALNKYLMAAALKINGLNDEAKVALKDIKKAQIADYSRDYSSFGSKMRDNAFILYLHAKYFEKNDYSDDLANFLITNLNELSSTQERAFTLRALNAYFGKDVGEKNNKFKLSYNGESKEFDGLLSVSFTAKDGNFTITPLGENKLYATILSYAYVPLEIKHKIEPKELDIYRTFVDEKGKELGLDSLRVNDVIYSKIVINSKAMVKNGVINEIVSSCFEPINENLSGFNKSLKDSIELEYQSIKDDRVLSFYALDSDKREAVLYTPYRVRLGGKCSLGAVTTENMYNERQNDYDLAQRSFTVK; encoded by the coding sequence ATGTGGCAAAAAGTAGCGCTTCTAGCACTTTTGGGAATGACAAATTTATATGCTTTGAGCCTAAATGGCACTGCGCAGATAAAATCGCCCCTAAGCGTAGAGTTTGGACTAGAAGATAAAGTCGATAAAAATTTTGTTGGTATGCTAAGTGATAAAAAGCTACTTTTGTGCCAACCAGCATTAAATGGTACGGTTAGATTTAATAGTCAAAGCTTGCTACTTTTTACAAAAGATATGCATGCTGGTTTGGATTACAGCTGCAAGCTTGAAAATGGAAGCACTGCTAGTTTTGCCACGAAAGAATTTGAGCTAACAAAGATAGAAAAAATAAGCGATAGTAAATATATACTTAAATTTAATGATGAAGTAAATATTGAAGCTATCAAAAATATTGCCGTAAAAGATGCAAAATTTAAAGTGATTGAGCTTTCTAACAATAGCTTTGAGCTTAATCTTGATAAAAATTTAAGCAATCCAGTTTTTGATTTTGGTGAAAAATTTGAGAGCAAATTTGGTGCAACGCTTTCAGGTGAAACGATAGTAAATTTTGCCGATGAAATAAGCGAAGAAAGCGTAAATATAAATGATAATGCAAAGAGTCTTGAGATACCAGAAATTTATCCAGTGAGCCTTGATAATGGTATCTTGGGCTTTAGAATTTATCTAAAAAATTGGCTTGATGACGATATTAACTTAAAAAAATTTATAAACATTAAAGGTGTAAAAAACTTTAGCATTAGTGACGTTAAATATAGTGACAACTATGAAGAAAACTCAGAGCTTAGCGAGTATTATTACTACATTGATATTACAAGTGACGATTTTAAGCCACAAAATAGTTATGAAATCACCATTAAGCCCGGTTTTGGCGATGATAGAAATGTAGTAATAGAAGAAAGTAGCTATGAAGTAGTAGCTGGCAATTTCACTCCATTTGCAAATTTTATAAATAATGAGCCATATATCTCAAGTGTCGGTGAGATCGGTATCAGAAGTGCAAATTTGCCTGAGTTAAATGTAAGCATTGAAAAGCTAAGCGATCAAAATTTTAGATATTTCTTAAATTTTAATGACAATAACGAAGAGTTAAGCAACTTCAGCACAAAAGTGGCAAGCAAAAGCTATAAACTTGATGGCGCATTAAATGAAATTTCGCTAAATAAAATCAAACTTGACTTTGCCGGAGCTGGAGACGGCGTTTATAAGATAAATTTAAACTACGGCAAAGATAAGAGCGTCTCAAAAGTAGTCTATCTAAGTGATATCGCCGTAAATGCAAAGCTTGGCAAGGATGAAATTTTTGTATTTGCAAATCGTCTTGGCGAAAATACAATGCTTCCAAATGCAAATGTGAAAATTTATGGCAAAAAGAACGAAGAAATCGCAGTTGGTGCGACAAATGATATAGGTGTTTTTAAATTTAACAAAAAAGATATTTACAAAGATATCTCCTCAGTGGTTGTCTCTCTTGGAAAAGAGCAAAATTTTCTTATTTTAAAAGAAGACGAAGCGCTAAATGAAGCAAAATTTATGAGTCAAAATGCTAGTGAGAGTATCGATGCGTACGTTCATTTTGCTTCAAATATCATAAGACCAAATGAGAGTTTAAAGGGTGCAATCTATCTAAGAGATAGAGATTTTAATCCTTTAAAAAATATGCCTATAAAGATAAAATTTTTCGATCCACAAGGCAAAAGTAGTGCTGAAATTTCAAAAAATACAAATGACGTTGGCTTGGTAAATTTTGAAAAAGAGATATTAAGCGATCTAAGCGGTAGATTTAATATGCAAGTAATTTACGCAAGCAAAGTGATCTCAAATGTGCCATTTTTTGTTGAGAGTTTTATGCCAAATAGGATAAAAAATGAGATAACGCTTGAGAGGGATAAATTTTTCGCAAATGAGCTTGTTAGAGCCAATCTAGCCAGTAACTATCTCTTTGGTGGCGCTGCTAGCGAGCTTGATGGTAGCATGCAGGTTAGCTTTTTTGATGATGAATATAAAAATAGCGAGTTTAAAGAGTATAAATTTAAAAACAATACACTAAAGCCAAGCGCTTATCCATCTTTTGAGAATGATCTCACTCTTTCAAAAGATGGTAAATCAAGTCAAATGATAGATCTTAGCTTTAGCACTAAAAATGCCTCTTCTATCATAACAGGTGTGATAAATTTCAATGTAAATGATGATGGTAAAAACGTAAGCGACACAAAAAGCTTTACGCTCTATCCTTACAAAGATATGGTCGGTATCGCAGCAAGCACGACATTTGCTGAGCCAAACGAAGATGTAAAAATAAGAACGGTTGTAGTAGATATGTCAAGTCAAAAGGCCGTAAAATCAAATTTAAAATTTGATATAAAACGTGTTACTTGGCAATACCAAAGAGATGCAAATGGCTATATAAAGTGGTTTCAAACGCTAGAAGATGTGGATAATTTTTATAAAGACAATGGCGAGTTTAGCTACAAATTTACACAAAGCGGCTCATATATGATCATCGCTACAAATCTAGTAAGTGGAGCAAGCACAAGCCTTGATATGGACGTAAGTGGCTACAACTACTCTACTCTAGCGCCTACAAAAGAGCTTAGTAAATCTCAAATCAAACTAAATAAAAATATCTACAAAAAAGGCGATGAACTAAGTGCTGATATAAGCTCAGCTATAAAAGAAGGTATCGCCCTTGTTACACTTGAAGATGGTGGCGTGAAAGCTTACAAGGTCGTTAAGATAAAAAACAACTCGGCAAATGTGAAATTTAAACTTGACTTTGATTTTAGCGGACTTTACGTGAGTGCAAATATCTACCGCATGACAGATGGTGGATTAACTCCATTTAGGACTTACGGTAAGGTTTATGCTAAGGCCGATAAGTCATCAAGGATACTTGATCTAAGCCTTGATGCACCAAATACAGCAAAAAGCGATGAAAATATAAAAATTTCACTAAAAACAAAGCCAAAAGCTTATGTAAATTTATTTATCACAGATGTTGGCGTACTTGATATAACGTCACAAAAGCCAGCCGATCCACTTAAATTTTTTGACAAAATTTTACCAGATGGCGTTTTTGACTATGATATTTATAATATGCTCACAAACTATAAAGTCGAGGGTAAAACTTTAAGCTTTGGTGGCGATATGGCAGCACTTGCCATGGAGGCAAAAATGGCAAAACATGCTAGCCCGGTCGATAGCAAGAAGATAAAAACATATGCAAATTTAGTAAGCCTTCAAGCTGACGATAATGGTGAAATTTCATACGAGTTTAAAACGCCAAATGGCTTTAACTCTGCCATTAGAGTAGATGTCGTGGCAAATAATGAAACTGGCATGAACGCTGTAAATAAAGAAATTTTAGTAAAAGATGATGTGATTATTAAGCCAAGTGCGTTAGTTTATCTGTTAAAAGGCGATGAGCTAAATGCAAACTTAAGGCTCATAAACACAACAAATGAGGATAAAAATTTAACCATAAAAGTGGCTAGCAGTAAAAATTTAAACATCAAAACAAAAGAAAATGTGAATTTAAAGCCGCTTGAAAATAAGGCCTTCACATTTAAAATTTCAGCTCTTGAGGCTGGTGCGGCCGAGTATAACGTGACTATAAGCGACAAAAACAGTTCAAAAACTGTTCAAAGCTTGCTTGATGTAGTGAGCCCTTATACTATCAGCACCTACGCAAAAAGTAGTGTCTTTGACAAAGAGAGTGTGATCTCACTTCCAAAAGGCTTTCATAATGTTAGTATAGATGCGTCAAGCTCTGTCTCAAGTGTGCTTTTGGCAGCTTCTAAAAATTTAGTCGAGTACCCTTACGGATGTGCGGAGCAAAGGAGCTCAAGGCTACTTGCGCTTTTAAATTTAAGGCCAAAAGATGAGCTTGAAAAAAATGATCAAAAGAGATTTATTGCAAGCGGTATGAGTGAGCTAATTAAGATGCAAAAACCAGATGGTAGCTTTGGCTACTGGAGCGATCTAGGTAGTACAAATGCATTTGCTTCGATCTATGCAACTGATGTGCTGCTTGATCTTGAAGAGGCTGGATATGAGCTAAATAAAAATGTAAAGCAAAGAGCATTAAATTCGCTCTTAAAATATACAAACACAGACATTGAAGCCCTATATGCTATTTATGTAAGCTCCCGCGCAAATGTTGCTGATAAATCGGTGCTAAATAAAATTTATGACCACAAAGCTTACAATACGACCGCACTTAATAAATATCTAATGGCAGCAGCTTTAAAAATAAACGGCTTAAATGACGAAGCAAAGGTGGCGCTAAAAGATATTAAAAAAGCTCAGATAGCTGATTACAGCAGGGATTATTCTAGCTTTGGCTCAAAGATGAGAGACAATGCATTTATCTTGTATCTGCACGCAAAATATTTTGAGAAAAACGACTACTCAGATGATCTTGCAAATTTCTTGATCACAAATTTAAATGAGCTTAGCTCAACGCAGGAGCGCGCTTTTACACTTAGAGCGCTAAATGCCTACTTTGGTAAAGATGTTGGCGAGAAAAATAATAAATTTAAGCTTAGCTACAATGGCGAAAGTAAAGAATTTGATGGCCTTTTAAGCGTATCATTTACAGCAAAAGATGGAAATTTTACCATTACACCACTTGGTGAAAACAAGCTATATGCCACTATTTTAAGCTACGCTTATGTGCCACTTGAGATTAAGCATAAAATAGAGCCAAAAGAGCTTGATATTTATAGAACGTTTGTCGATGAAAAAGGCAAAGAGCTAGGTCTTGACAGCCTAAGAGTAAATGATGTTATCTATTCAAAAATAGTGATAAATTCTAAAGCTATGGTTAAAAATGGCGTAATAAACGAGATAGTAAGTAGCTGCTTTGAGCCAATAAATGAAAATTTAAGTGGCTTTAATAAGAGTCTTAAAGATAGCATTGAGCTTGAATATCAGAGCATAAAAGATGATCGCGTTTTAAGTTTTTATGCACTAGATAGTGACAAGAGAGAGGCTGTGCTTTACACACCTTATCGTGTAAGACTTGGCGGCAAATGCTCACTTGGTGCAGTCACAACTGAAAATATGTATAACGAAAGACAAAACGACTACGACCTAGCTCAGCGAAGCTTTACTGTCAAATAA
- the pbpC gene encoding penicillin-binding protein 1C produces the protein MKKFKFLKFLALFLALLVAIFLILDQIYPLNLDALKKDEAKILLDKNGNIINMKLSSDGIWRFHEQSFPNSLKQCVVLFEDRYFYYHFGVNFASIFRAFFHNLRSDNRIGASTITMQVARMLEPSDRSYKNKVREIFRALQLELHFSKDEILNFYLNLAPYGGNIEGAKAASFFYFGKELNELSYAQAALLSTIPKNPNKNRLDHVSNINALKNRVIKMLYKAKLIDLSAFKRAQAEPFKNVRIRAVVNAGDYANVAFKNQISKASLDLNLQKDMLKILKDTMFSLKAKNANNAAAVVIDNKKMSVVAFIGSHDERARDGKNSAINMKRNTGSTLKPFIYSLALDSGLITPNSQLIDTQIYIKEYAPKNFSNDFLGIVSAKDALNFSLNIPVINLNLKLKDNSLYELLEKVNLVDENKEYYGASITLGSAEMSLLDLAHLYTIYANDGIYRPLEFAGKNYKNEEKNVTLISPQSAYLTAKMLSEASRSYLKNAWQYAKNTPKIAFKTGTSANSRDLYAIGVDENYTIAIWIGNFNASKTDKLTGLNDVSKSLFDMFKIIAQKEKLRFMSEPDGIEKLPTCIDAFNYEKCKKMALDDRINGVDLKDKCESLRGEELDFLVKNELLDKDEIQKSPCAEIFKDKKPVFAYPYDNEEIVTDENITQVMVKCYAFLGDEIYLKIDDLNFSKIENASEKKFDLTLGEHSIKCLDQNSNQSEITIKIRR, from the coding sequence ATGAAAAAGTTTAAATTTCTAAAATTTCTTGCCCTATTTTTGGCTCTTTTGGTTGCTATTTTTTTGATATTAGATCAAATTTATCCACTAAATTTAGATGCGCTTAAAAAAGATGAAGCCAAAATTTTGCTTGACAAAAATGGCAACATTATAAATATGAAGCTTAGTAGTGATGGAATTTGGAGATTTCACGAGCAAAGCTTTCCAAATTCGCTAAAACAATGCGTCGTTCTCTTTGAAGATAGATACTTTTACTACCATTTTGGCGTAAATTTTGCCTCCATTTTTAGAGCATTTTTTCACAACCTAAGAAGCGACAACCGCATAGGTGCGAGCACTATCACAATGCAAGTAGCCAGGATGCTAGAGCCAAGTGATCGAAGCTATAAAAATAAGGTAAGAGAAATTTTTAGAGCACTTCAGCTTGAGCTTCACTTTAGCAAGGATGAAATTTTAAATTTTTATCTAAATTTAGCTCCATATGGCGGAAATATCGAGGGTGCAAAAGCGGCTAGCTTTTTTTATTTTGGCAAAGAGCTAAATGAGCTTAGCTACGCTCAGGCAGCACTTTTAAGCACGATCCCTAAAAATCCAAATAAAAATAGACTAGATCATGTTTCAAACATAAATGCCCTAAAAAACAGAGTCATAAAGATGCTTTACAAGGCAAAGTTGATCGATCTTAGTGCGTTTAAAAGAGCACAGGCCGAGCCATTTAAAAATGTAAGGATAAGAGCCGTTGTAAACGCAGGCGACTACGCAAATGTCGCTTTTAAAAACCAAATTTCAAAGGCTAGCTTGGATCTAAATTTACAAAAAGATATGCTTAAAATTTTAAAAGATACGATGTTTTCGCTAAAGGCTAAAAATGCAAATAACGCTGCTGCGGTAGTCATTGATAATAAAAAAATGAGTGTTGTTGCCTTCATAGGCTCACACGATGAGCGCGCACGTGATGGCAAAAACTCAGCCATAAATATGAAGCGAAACACCGGCAGTACGCTAAAGCCTTTTATCTACTCACTTGCGCTTGATAGTGGGCTTATAACGCCAAATTCGCAGTTAATAGACACGCAAATTTATATAAAAGAGTATGCCCCAAAGAATTTTAGTAATGATTTTTTAGGTATCGTAAGCGCGAAAGATGCTCTAAATTTCAGCCTAAATATTCCGGTTATAAATTTAAACTTAAAACTAAAAGACAATTCCCTTTACGAACTACTTGAAAAGGTAAATTTAGTAGATGAAAATAAGGAGTATTATGGAGCTTCTATAACGCTTGGAAGTGCTGAAATGAGCCTGCTTGATCTTGCTCATCTTTATACTATTTATGCTAATGACGGCATTTATAGGCCACTTGAGTTTGCAGGAAAAAACTACAAAAATGAAGAGAAAAATGTAACTCTAATCTCGCCTCAAAGTGCCTATTTAACTGCTAAAATGCTAAGCGAAGCCTCAAGATCATATCTAAAAAATGCTTGGCAGTACGCCAAAAATACGCCCAAAATAGCCTTTAAAACTGGTACAAGCGCAAACTCACGTGATCTTTACGCCATAGGCGTTGATGAAAATTACACAATTGCTATTTGGATTGGAAATTTTAATGCCAGTAAAACTGATAAACTAACAGGACTAAATGACGTATCAAAGAGCCTTTTTGATATGTTTAAGATAATCGCTCAAAAAGAGAAGTTAAGATTTATGAGTGAGCCAGATGGCATAGAAAAGCTGCCAACTTGCATTGATGCCTTTAACTATGAAAAGTGTAAAAAAATGGCGCTTGATGATAGGATAAATGGTGTAGATTTAAAGGATAAGTGCGAAAGTTTAAGGGGCGAAGAGCTTGATTTTTTGGTTAAAAATGAGCTTTTGGATAAAGATGAGATACAAAAAAGCCCTTGTGCTGAAATTTTTAAAGATAAAAAGCCAGTTTTTGCCTATCCGTATGACAATGAAGAGATAGTGACAGATGAAAATATTACACAAGTTATGGTAAAATGCTACGCGTTTTTAGGCGATGAAATTTACCTAAAAATAGATGATTTGAACTTTTCTAAGATAGAAAATGCAAGCGAAAAAAAGTTTGATCTAACTCTTGGCGAGCACAGCATAAAATGCCTTGATCAAAACTCAAATCAAAGTGAAATAACAATAAAAATAAGGAGATAA